The proteins below come from a single Tepidisphaeraceae bacterium genomic window:
- a CDS encoding alpha/beta hydrolase, with protein MTIEEGHFASGGLQLFRRALRVERPLARVLVLHGYGDHSGRYEPFMRSLAGAGIESHAYDFRGHGRSGGRRGFVSPWDQYLDDLQAFVATVPSDVPQFVVGHSHGGLVTATAVERGMLAQVGGVVLCSPFLVSAVVVPFGKRILAAGANLLIPAIRIANGLKAEMMTDDPDMLADARQDPLLLRSATPRWYHGVTRAQPRVMRDAGQFTLPLQMLIGTDDVIASPLGNRQFFQACAAGDKSLIEYPGMRHELLRESGRAKVFHDIHQWIIART; from the coding sequence ATGACGATCGAGGAAGGTCATTTCGCGTCTGGCGGCTTGCAGCTGTTCCGGCGCGCGCTGCGCGTCGAACGTCCGCTCGCGCGCGTCCTCGTGCTGCACGGTTACGGTGACCATAGCGGGCGCTACGAACCGTTCATGCGATCGCTGGCGGGCGCCGGCATCGAGTCGCACGCCTACGACTTCCGAGGCCATGGCCGGTCGGGTGGACGGCGTGGGTTTGTGAGCCCGTGGGACCAATACCTCGACGATTTGCAGGCGTTCGTCGCGACCGTGCCAAGTGATGTGCCGCAGTTTGTGGTGGGGCACAGCCACGGCGGTCTGGTGACCGCGACTGCCGTCGAGCGCGGGATGCTAGCGCAGGTCGGGGGCGTGGTGCTTTGTTCACCGTTCCTGGTGAGCGCGGTCGTCGTGCCGTTCGGCAAGCGCATTTTGGCGGCGGGCGCCAACCTGCTAATTCCCGCGATCCGCATCGCCAACGGTCTGAAGGCCGAGATGATGACCGACGACCCCGACATGCTCGCCGACGCTCGTCAGGACCCACTGTTGCTGCGATCGGCGACGCCGCGCTGGTACCACGGTGTGACGCGCGCCCAGCCGCGCGTGATGCGCGACGCAGGCCAGTTCACGCTGCCCCTGCAGATGTTGATCGGCACCGACGACGTGATCGCCAGCCCGCTCGGCAACCGCCAGTTCTTCCAGGCCTGCGCCGCCGGTGACAAGTCGCTGATCGAGTACCCCGGCATGCGCCACGAGCTGCTGCGCGAGTCGGGCCGCGCGAAGGTCTTCCACGATATCCACCAGTGGATCATCGCCAGGACGTAG
- a CDS encoding citrate synthase, with product MSRTATLNLDGNIIELPVVQGSEGECAVDVTQLRDKTGCITLDPGYRNTGSTLSEITFIDAEKGILRYRGYPIEDLAEKSSFLETAYLLIYGKLPTTSQLDSFVGRVAEHTPVKERLLKMLNGFPKEANPMAMLSACINGLCSYHPDVLDPDYEKNFDVVAAKLIAKSRTLAATIYRHTLGETGAVQPSGTARADAYTSDFLKMMFGGDVKPEVARALDLIFLLHADHEQNCSASTCRMVGSSHANLFASCAAAVCALWGPLHGGANVEIMNQLEEIHANGLEPDAFIEGVKAKKYRLFGFGHPIYRNYDPRARILKQAAEDVLGALNVSNDPLLKIARRLEEIALADDYFVSRKLYPNVDFYSGIIMRAMGVPTDMFTVLFAVGRMPGWIAQWKEVRDQQGKIYRPRQIYTGPINGTYNPVSSRG from the coding sequence ATGTCACGTACTGCGACGCTGAACTTAGACGGCAACATCATCGAACTTCCGGTTGTCCAGGGATCGGAGGGCGAATGTGCCGTCGACGTCACGCAATTGCGCGACAAGACCGGCTGCATCACGCTCGACCCCGGCTACCGCAACACCGGCTCGACGCTGAGCGAGATCACCTTCATCGACGCCGAGAAGGGCATCCTGCGTTACCGCGGTTACCCGATCGAAGATTTGGCTGAGAAGAGCTCGTTCCTTGAGACGGCTTACCTGCTCATCTACGGGAAGCTGCCGACCACGTCGCAGTTGGACTCCTTTGTCGGTCGCGTTGCCGAGCACACGCCCGTGAAGGAGCGCCTGCTGAAGATGCTGAACGGCTTTCCGAAGGAAGCCAACCCGATGGCGATGCTGTCGGCGTGCATCAACGGGCTGTGCAGCTATCACCCGGACGTGCTCGACCCGGACTACGAGAAGAACTTCGACGTGGTCGCCGCCAAGCTGATCGCCAAGAGCCGCACGCTCGCCGCGACCATCTACCGCCACACGCTTGGCGAGACCGGCGCGGTGCAGCCCAGCGGCACGGCACGGGCCGACGCGTACACGAGCGACTTCCTGAAGATGATGTTCGGCGGCGACGTGAAGCCCGAGGTGGCCCGCGCGCTCGACCTGATCTTCCTGCTGCACGCCGACCACGAGCAGAACTGCTCGGCCAGCACGTGCCGGATGGTCGGCTCGTCGCACGCGAACCTCTTCGCCTCCTGCGCCGCAGCCGTCTGTGCCCTGTGGGGCCCGCTGCACGGCGGGGCGAACGTGGAGATCATGAACCAGCTGGAAGAGATCCACGCCAACGGTCTCGAACCCGACGCGTTCATCGAGGGCGTGAAGGCCAAGAAGTATCGCCTGTTCGGCTTCGGCCACCCGATCTACCGCAACTATGACCCCCGCGCCCGCATCCTGAAGCAGGCGGCCGAGGACGTGCTGGGCGCGCTGAACGTCAGCAACGACCCGCTGCTGAAGATCGCCCGCCGACTCGAGGAGATCGCGCTGGCCGACGACTACTTCGTCAGCCGCAAGCTCTACCCGAACGTCGACTTCTACAGCGGCATCATCATGCGGGCGATGGGCGTGCCGACGGACATGTTCACCGTGCTGTTCGCGGTCGGGCGCATGCCCGGCTGGATCGCGCAGTGGAAGGAAGTGCGCGACCAACAGGGCAAGATCTACCGCCCGCGCCAGATCTACACCGGCCCGATCAACGGCACGTACAATCCGGTCAGCTCGCGCGGGTGA
- a CDS encoding DUF4159 domain-containing protein: MSTPISRYILAGSLAIAVLAGNSPAVAQDFVNPKANIPPKAKPQRRNAGEGFPPLPLPATPLRRSEKKREPSPPALVGNVTFSDATAKKAGLDWQTTVIDIEKWVEFTNSQLGQKYRFVGTDFGKFSYDPAELPILYFTGWKPLPKFDDDTIARLRQYVMDGGTWVVHSNCGRPEFNDSFRREIARIFPDRQLAPIPADHPIYSSFYSVSQMRVRKNAEPWKTVPTSLGLLETINIGTRAAVIFSPIDLSTGWNADANPIEGGVLYAQDDALKLGSNIVTYCLAEFQYGRFFSHQKVYHQATDATRDQLVLGQIVHNGDWDPLPHGLPNLLKTMDTSTTLNVQFKRVPVDPDETDIFAFPVLFMTGQRDFRFSDTARKKLRGYLDNGGTLLVDNAVGGSQFDEAFRREIAAMYPDKKLAPLPADHPLFTFVNDAQNVRLTPLAASERGGGVTPPQLEAIEVDGSLPVIYSPLSMAAGWEQLPRAYNKGYSDADALKLGVNLLMYVVSH; the protein is encoded by the coding sequence ATGTCCACGCCCATCTCGCGCTACATTCTCGCCGGATCGCTCGCCATCGCCGTGCTGGCGGGCAACTCGCCCGCCGTCGCGCAGGACTTCGTCAACCCCAAGGCCAATATCCCACCCAAGGCCAAGCCGCAGCGCCGCAACGCCGGTGAAGGCTTCCCACCGCTACCATTGCCGGCGACGCCGTTGCGCCGCAGCGAGAAGAAGCGAGAACCGTCGCCACCGGCGCTCGTCGGCAACGTCACCTTCAGCGACGCCACCGCGAAGAAGGCGGGCCTCGATTGGCAGACGACGGTCATCGATATCGAGAAGTGGGTCGAGTTCACCAACAGCCAGCTGGGTCAGAAGTATCGTTTCGTCGGCACCGATTTCGGCAAATTCAGCTACGACCCCGCCGAGCTGCCGATCCTGTACTTCACCGGCTGGAAGCCGCTGCCGAAGTTTGACGACGACACGATCGCGCGCCTCCGCCAGTACGTGATGGACGGCGGCACTTGGGTCGTCCACAGCAACTGTGGCCGACCCGAATTCAACGACAGCTTCCGCCGGGAGATCGCCCGCATCTTCCCCGATCGCCAGCTGGCGCCCATCCCGGCCGACCATCCGATCTATTCCAGCTTCTACTCCGTCAGCCAGATGCGCGTGCGCAAGAACGCCGAGCCGTGGAAGACCGTGCCGACGTCGCTCGGGTTGCTGGAGACGATCAACATTGGCACGCGCGCCGCGGTCATCTTTTCGCCGATCGATCTGTCGACCGGCTGGAACGCCGACGCGAACCCGATTGAAGGCGGCGTGCTCTACGCGCAGGACGACGCGCTAAAGCTCGGCAGCAACATCGTCACCTACTGCTTAGCCGAGTTTCAGTACGGCCGATTTTTCAGCCATCAGAAGGTCTACCATCAGGCGACCGACGCCACGCGCGACCAGCTCGTGCTCGGGCAGATCGTGCACAACGGCGACTGGGACCCCCTGCCCCACGGCCTGCCGAATTTACTGAAGACGATGGACACGAGCACGACCCTCAACGTGCAGTTCAAGCGTGTGCCCGTCGACCCCGACGAGACCGACATCTTCGCGTTCCCCGTCCTGTTCATGACCGGCCAGCGCGACTTCCGCTTCAGCGACACCGCCCGCAAAAAGCTCCGCGGCTACCTCGACAACGGCGGCACGCTGCTGGTCGACAACGCAGTCGGTGGCAGCCAGTTCGACGAAGCCTTCCGCCGCGAGATCGCCGCGATGTATCCCGACAAGAAGCTCGCCCCCCTACCGGCCGACCACCCGCTGTTCACGTTCGTGAACGACGCCCAGAACGTCCGCCTCACCCCCCTTGCGGCCAGCGAACGGGGTGGCGGCGTGACGCCCCCGCAACTGGAAGCCATCGAGGTCGACGGCTCCCTGCCGGTCATCTACTCGCCCCTCAGCATGGCCGCGGGCTGGGAGCAGCTGCCGCGGGCGTACAACAAGGGGTATTCGGATGCGGACGCGCTAAAGCTGGGGGTGAATTTGCTGATGTACGTGGTGAGCCACTGA
- a CDS encoding L-dopachrome tautomerase-related protein encodes MYRRSRAIAIPAKRDWRYWATAILAGLFGAGCATDTPQVTRIETPAPAKALNVNLTESPADYSSIPATGNLEVVALFEAGPMPTGVAVSEGGRIFVCFPRWGDPVEFTVGEIVDGQIKPYPSLEYNKRQTEFPGTTLVSVQSVVVDATGKRLWLLDTGSINFQPREKHGAKLIGIDLDTNRVVKEIVFEESVALRTSYLNDVRIDLTRGRQGTAYITDSSGAGNNAILVVDLATGNTMRRLDRHPSTLANEQFVPRVEGKPLMARVPGQPEAYVTIGADGIAISPDGETLYYCALASREWYAVSTDVLADPKASAAQVSAAVREMPVRDFASDGLETDAWGRVYLTDYENNAIRRYTPGSPVFEVIASSPRLIWPDTLAVAGDGGGTGYVYVIANQLNRQPNYQNGKDQRDRPFVLFRQAINAGPIRVQ; translated from the coding sequence ATGTACCGTCGAAGTCGAGCCATCGCGATCCCCGCCAAGCGGGACTGGCGTTACTGGGCCACCGCTATCCTCGCAGGGCTCTTCGGCGCCGGTTGTGCGACCGACACCCCGCAGGTGACGCGTATTGAAACGCCCGCGCCCGCCAAGGCGCTGAACGTGAACCTGACCGAATCGCCCGCCGATTACAGCAGCATTCCGGCGACGGGCAACCTTGAGGTGGTCGCGCTGTTCGAGGCCGGCCCCATGCCTACGGGGGTCGCCGTGTCGGAAGGCGGGCGCATCTTCGTCTGCTTCCCGCGCTGGGGCGACCCGGTGGAGTTCACGGTGGGCGAGATCGTCGATGGGCAGATCAAGCCTTACCCCAGCCTGGAATACAACAAGCGGCAGACCGAGTTTCCTGGCACCACGCTCGTGTCGGTGCAAAGCGTGGTGGTCGACGCGACCGGCAAGCGCCTGTGGCTGTTGGACACCGGCAGCATCAACTTCCAGCCGCGCGAGAAGCACGGGGCGAAGTTGATCGGAATCGATCTGGACACGAACCGCGTCGTGAAGGAGATCGTGTTCGAGGAATCGGTCGCGCTGCGCACCAGCTACCTGAACGACGTGCGCATCGACCTGACGCGCGGCCGCCAGGGCACGGCGTACATCACTGACTCCAGTGGTGCCGGCAACAACGCGATCCTCGTCGTCGACCTCGCCACCGGCAACACGATGCGCCGACTTGACCGGCACCCCAGCACGCTGGCCAACGAACAGTTCGTGCCGCGCGTCGAGGGCAAGCCGTTGATGGCGAGGGTACCCGGCCAGCCGGAGGCGTACGTCACCATTGGCGCCGATGGCATCGCGATTTCGCCCGATGGTGAGACGCTGTACTACTGCGCACTCGCATCGCGCGAGTGGTACGCCGTTTCCACCGACGTTCTTGCCGATCCGAAGGCGTCGGCGGCTCAAGTGTCGGCCGCGGTTCGCGAGATGCCCGTGCGCGACTTCGCTTCGGACGGGCTTGAGACGGACGCTTGGGGCCGTGTGTACCTGACGGACTACGAGAACAACGCGATCCGCCGATATACTCCCGGCAGCCCGGTGTTTGAGGTGATCGCCTCCAGTCCACGGCTGATCTGGCCCGACACGCTGGCGGTCGCCGGCGACGGCGGCGGGACCGGCTACGTCTACGTGATCGCCAATCAGTTGAATCGCCAGCCGAACTACCAGAACGGCAAGGACCAACGCGATCGGCCGTTCGTGTTGTTCCGCCAGGCGATCAACGCAGGACCAATTCGCGTTCAATAA
- a CDS encoding glycosyltransferase family 2 protein gives MRNLSTDGVSVVVPVYNEEENLHHLRRRMTAAMDGTGRPWELILVDDGSRDGSVKILTSFHEEDPRIKVVRLSRNFGHQSAVTAGIHHANGGCVVLIDGDLQDPPEVIPKMVAKWAEGYHVVLGERTSRQDGGLRGMGFTLFYPIMRYVSDLPDGPDAGIFGLMDRRVVEEFNKLPERNRFIPGLRTWLGFSSTSVTYARQERAAGQPKQTMKRLLRYALNGMFSFSYKPLRVATYMGFLASAVAFLIAVYFFITFFAFNKQAGSGFTTIIISVLFVGGVQLITVGILGEYIGRIYEEVKQRPLYVVDQRLGFDGRSATAAASTTGDGVATSGNDTATAKVSQVPVAGLNATGLR, from the coding sequence ATGCGAAACCTCTCGACCGACGGCGTCTCCGTCGTGGTGCCGGTCTACAACGAAGAGGAGAACCTCCACCACCTGCGCCGCCGCATGACCGCAGCAATGGACGGTACCGGGCGGCCGTGGGAGCTGATCCTCGTCGACGACGGTAGCCGGGATGGGTCGGTGAAGATCCTGACTTCGTTCCACGAGGAGGACCCGCGCATCAAGGTCGTGCGCCTCTCGCGCAACTTCGGTCACCAGTCGGCCGTCACCGCCGGCATCCACCACGCCAACGGCGGGTGCGTCGTGCTGATCGACGGTGACCTGCAGGACCCGCCCGAGGTCATCCCCAAGATGGTCGCGAAGTGGGCCGAGGGGTACCACGTCGTGCTCGGCGAGCGCACCAGCCGTCAGGATGGCGGGCTGCGCGGGATGGGGTTTACGCTGTTTTACCCCATCATGCGGTACGTCTCAGACCTGCCCGACGGGCCCGACGCCGGCATCTTCGGGCTGATGGACCGGCGGGTCGTCGAGGAGTTCAACAAGCTGCCCGAGCGCAACCGGTTCATCCCGGGGCTGCGCACCTGGCTAGGGTTCAGCAGCACATCCGTCACCTACGCCCGCCAGGAACGGGCCGCGGGCCAGCCGAAACAGACGATGAAGCGGTTGTTGCGGTACGCGTTGAACGGCATGTTCAGCTTCAGCTATAAGCCGCTGCGCGTCGCGACCTACATGGGGTTTCTGGCGTCGGCCGTCGCGTTCCTGATCGCGGTCTACTTCTTCATCACGTTCTTCGCGTTCAACAAGCAGGCGGGCAGCGGGTTCACGACGATCATCATCAGCGTGCTGTTCGTGGGGGGCGTGCAGCTGATCACGGTTGGCATTCTCGGCGAGTACATCGGCCGCATCTACGAGGAAGTGAAGCAACGGCCGCTGTACGTGGTTGACCAGCGCCTGGGTTTCGATGGCCGATCCGCCACCGCGGCGGCCAGCACCACGGGCGACGGAGTGGCGACTTCGGGCAACGACACCGCGACCGCGAAAGTTTCTCAAGTTCCTGTAGCCGGCCTGAACGCGACAGGGCTGCGATAG
- a CDS encoding DUF2203 domain-containing protein: MAGSQFATPPRVAPSRPTRRFTLDEANKTLPLVQRIVGDIVRVNAEATALKDHLDSLRDNAEITRANKELDSRVARLAELVSELSDVGAELKDYRTGLIDFMGRHEGHDVYLCWKLGEEKIAFWHELAAGFAGRRPVSQLKETE; the protein is encoded by the coding sequence ATGGCCGGTTCGCAGTTCGCAACACCTCCTCGCGTCGCCCCATCGCGTCCGACCCGTCGTTTCACGCTAGACGAAGCGAACAAGACGTTGCCGCTGGTCCAGCGCATCGTCGGTGACATCGTCCGCGTGAACGCCGAGGCCACCGCGTTGAAGGATCATCTCGATTCGCTGCGCGACAACGCCGAGATCACCCGTGCCAATAAGGAGCTCGACAGCCGCGTGGCGCGCCTGGCCGAACTGGTCAGCGAGCTGAGCGACGTCGGTGCCGAGCTGAAGGACTACCGCACGGGCCTGATCGACTTCATGGGCCGCCACGAGGGCCATGATGTTTACCTCTGCTGGAAGCTGGGCGAGGAGAAGATCGCCTTCTGGCACGAGCTAGCCGCCGGCTTCGCCGGGCGACGGCCGGTGAGCCAGTTGAAGGAAACCGAATAA
- a CDS encoding ferritin-like domain-containing protein has product MTEPNNIETTNDQPQANRRQFLTRAGLLGAAVAAGTGMLGVGQQSADAFFRRRFSGNNARQFVVTDADILNFALNLEYLEAEYYLHAVTGFGLNENDASGVTNDSGRTVVPGGEVTGGRAVSFATPLIEQYAEEIALDEFRHVGFLRRALGAAAVARPAIDIGQAFTAAARAANVIGPNDTFDPYANENNFLLGAFIFEDVGVTAYGGAVPFIKNTSVLTASAGILAVEAYHAGEIRTVLVNRGQDTPFLIEAANKIAALRNAATGIPATTDEGITDADGDANIVPADPNSIAFVRAFEEVLSIVYLGSANTPGGFFPEGMNGRIA; this is encoded by the coding sequence ATGACCGAGCCGAACAACATCGAAACCACGAACGATCAGCCCCAGGCGAATCGTCGTCAGTTCCTAACGCGTGCCGGTTTGCTGGGCGCCGCAGTGGCGGCGGGCACGGGCATGCTGGGTGTGGGGCAGCAGTCGGCCGACGCCTTCTTCCGCCGGCGCTTCAGCGGTAACAACGCGCGGCAGTTCGTCGTCACCGATGCCGACATCCTGAACTTCGCGTTGAACCTGGAGTACTTGGAGGCCGAGTATTACTTGCATGCCGTCACGGGCTTCGGGCTCAACGAGAACGACGCCAGTGGCGTCACCAATGACAGTGGCCGGACGGTCGTCCCCGGTGGCGAGGTGACCGGTGGCCGGGCGGTGTCGTTCGCAACGCCGTTGATCGAGCAGTACGCCGAGGAGATCGCGCTGGACGAGTTCCGGCACGTCGGCTTCCTGCGCCGCGCGCTCGGGGCTGCCGCCGTCGCGCGACCGGCGATCGACATTGGTCAAGCCTTCACCGCCGCGGCGCGGGCGGCGAACGTGATCGGTCCCAACGACACGTTCGATCCGTACGCGAACGAGAACAACTTCCTCCTCGGCGCCTTCATCTTCGAGGACGTCGGCGTGACGGCGTACGGTGGGGCGGTTCCGTTCATCAAGAACACGTCGGTGCTGACCGCCTCGGCCGGCATCCTCGCCGTCGAGGCCTACCACGCCGGTGAGATCCGAACCGTGCTGGTCAACCGCGGGCAGGACACCCCGTTCCTCATCGAGGCTGCCAACAAGATCGCCGCCCTCCGCAACGCCGCCACCGGCATCCCGGCCACCACCGACGAGGGCATCACCGATGCCGACGGCGACGCCAACATCGTCCCGGCCGATCCCAACTCGATCGCCTTCGTCCGCGCGTTCGAGGAGGTGCTCAGCATCGTCTATCTCGGCAGCGCCAACACGCCCGGCGGCTTCTTCCCCGAAGGGATGAACGGGCGCATCGCGTAG
- a CDS encoding SDR family oxidoreductase, with amino-acid sequence MAKKSSSPKKTRPSQHQSRRPGLEEDMNPEPVAEMKDYKGSGKLEGKIALITGGDSGIGRAVAIAYAKEGADVAVSYLNEHEDAEETKRQVEEEGRRCITIPGDIGDEQFCRDVVQQVVDELGGLDILVNNAAEQHPQQDVTKISAYQLERTFRTNIFAQFFFVKAAMPHLKKGSAIINTTSVTAYRGSAQLVDYASTKGAIVAFTRSLSESLIKQGIRVNGVAPGPVWTPLIPSTFPPEKVETFGGDVPMKRPGEPAEIAPCYVFLASSDSSYMTGQILHPNGGEVVNA; translated from the coding sequence GTGGCAAAGAAAAGTTCCAGCCCCAAGAAGACCCGCCCCAGCCAACACCAATCGCGCCGCCCGGGCCTTGAGGAAGACATGAATCCCGAGCCCGTCGCTGAAATGAAGGACTACAAGGGCAGCGGCAAGTTGGAAGGAAAGATCGCGCTCATCACCGGTGGTGACAGTGGCATCGGCCGGGCCGTGGCGATCGCGTACGCGAAGGAAGGCGCCGACGTCGCGGTGTCGTATCTGAACGAGCACGAGGACGCCGAGGAGACCAAACGGCAGGTCGAGGAAGAGGGCCGCCGTTGCATCACCATCCCGGGCGACATTGGCGATGAACAGTTCTGCCGCGACGTGGTGCAGCAGGTGGTGGATGAGCTTGGTGGCCTCGACATTCTCGTCAACAACGCCGCCGAGCAGCATCCGCAGCAGGACGTCACGAAGATCAGCGCCTATCAGCTTGAGCGCACGTTCCGCACGAACATCTTCGCGCAGTTCTTCTTCGTGAAGGCCGCCATGCCGCACCTGAAGAAGGGATCGGCGATCATCAACACGACGTCGGTCACCGCGTACCGCGGCAGCGCGCAGCTGGTCGACTACGCGTCGACGAAGGGCGCAATTGTCGCGTTTACGCGGTCGCTGTCCGAATCGCTGATCAAGCAAGGCATTCGCGTGAACGGCGTGGCCCCCGGGCCGGTCTGGACGCCATTGATCCCCTCGACGTTCCCACCCGAAAAGGTCGAAACGTTCGGCGGCGACGTGCCGATGAAGCGCCCCGGTGAGCCGGCCGAGATCGCGCCCTGCTACGTCTTCCTGGCCTCGTCCGACTCGTCGTACATGACCGGCCAGATCCTTCACCCCAACGGCGGCGAAGTGGTGAACGCGTAA
- a CDS encoding MoxR family ATPase: protein MSTAANPSAVSPLGNQNEFIGKFTAVKSQLLKELHKAIVGQDAVIELLLASLFARGHCLLVGVPGLAKTLMISTLAKVLHLEFNRIQFTPDLMPADITGTDILEEDQTTGKRAFRFMKGPIFSNIVLADEINRTPPKTQAALLQAMQEQHVTAGGRTYSLDLPFMVLATQNPVEQEGTYPLPEAQLDRFMFMVNIGYPSRSEEKQIVRATTMDVESKPEAVLSGADILHIQRVLRKLPVSDHVVDYAVALTRATRPKEPHTPSFINDWLTWGAGPRAAQYLVLGAKAVALMDGRLNVGCDDVRRVAKPVLRHRIFTNFNADAEGVSPDKVIERLIDVVPESTASDHARGD from the coding sequence TTGTCCACCGCCGCCAATCCATCCGCCGTCTCGCCCTTGGGGAACCAGAACGAGTTCATCGGCAAGTTCACCGCCGTGAAGTCGCAGTTGTTAAAGGAACTGCACAAGGCGATCGTCGGGCAGGACGCCGTCATTGAGCTGTTGCTGGCGAGCTTGTTTGCGCGGGGGCATTGCCTATTGGTGGGCGTGCCAGGGTTGGCCAAGACGCTGATGATCTCGACGCTGGCGAAGGTGTTGCACCTGGAGTTCAACCGCATCCAGTTCACGCCTGACCTTATGCCCGCGGATATCACGGGCACGGACATTCTGGAGGAAGACCAGACGACCGGGAAGCGGGCGTTCCGGTTCATGAAGGGGCCGATCTTCAGCAACATCGTGCTGGCCGACGAGATCAACCGCACGCCGCCCAAAACCCAGGCGGCGTTGCTTCAGGCGATGCAGGAGCAGCACGTGACGGCCGGTGGGCGCACGTACTCGCTCGATCTGCCCTTCATGGTGCTGGCGACGCAAAATCCTGTGGAACAGGAAGGCACATATCCCTTGCCCGAGGCGCAGCTCGACCGGTTCATGTTCATGGTGAACATCGGTTACCCGAGCCGCAGCGAGGAAAAGCAGATCGTGCGCGCGACGACGATGGACGTCGAAAGCAAGCCTGAGGCGGTGCTGAGCGGGGCGGACATCCTCCACATCCAGCGGGTGCTGCGCAAGCTGCCGGTCAGCGATCACGTGGTTGACTACGCCGTGGCGCTAACGCGTGCCACGCGACCGAAGGAACCCCACACGCCATCGTTCATCAACGATTGGCTGACGTGGGGCGCGGGCCCACGCGCGGCGCAGTATCTTGTGCTGGGCGCCAAGGCTGTGGCGTTGATGGACGGCCGGTTGAACGTGGGCTGCGACGACGTTCGACGGGTGGCCAAGCCGGTGCTGCGACACCGAATCTTCACGAACTTCAACGCCGATGCGGAAGGCGTGAGCCCCGACAAAGTGATCGAGCGGCTGATCGATGTCGTGCCAGAAAGCACCGCCAGCGACCACGCCCGAGGCGATTAA